From Streptomyces sp. NBC_01754, a single genomic window includes:
- the dcd gene encoding dCTP deaminase, giving the protein MLLSDKDLRAEIDAGRVRIDPFDVSMVQPSSIDVRLDRYFRVFENHRYPHIDPAVEQTDLTRLVEPDGDEAFILHPGEFVLASTYEVISLPDDLASRLEGKSSLGRLGLVTHSTAGFIDPGFSGHVTLELSNLATLPIKLWPGMKIGQLCMFRLTSPSEFPYGSDRYGSRYQGQRGPTASRSYMNFHRTQV; this is encoded by the coding sequence GTGCTTCTCTCAGATAAGGACCTCCGGGCCGAAATCGATGCCGGGCGGGTTCGCATTGACCCGTTCGACGTTTCGATGGTGCAGCCCTCGAGCATCGATGTGCGGCTCGACCGCTACTTCCGGGTGTTCGAGAACCACCGCTATCCGCATATCGATCCCGCGGTCGAGCAGACCGATCTGACCCGCCTCGTCGAGCCGGACGGCGACGAGGCGTTCATCCTGCACCCCGGGGAATTCGTCCTGGCCTCGACGTACGAGGTCATCTCGCTGCCCGACGATCTCGCGTCGCGGCTCGAGGGGAAGAGTTCGCTCGGCCGCCTCGGGCTGGTGACCCATTCGACGGCGGGGTTCATCGACCCCGGTTTCTCGGGTCACGTGACGCTGGAGCTGTCGAATCTCGCGACGCTGCCCATAAAGCTGTGGCCGGGTATGAAGATCGGGCAGCTGTGCATGTTCCGGCTGACCTCGCCCTCGGAGTTCCCGTACGGCTCCGATCGGTACGGGTCTCGCTACCAGGGCCAGCGGGGGCCGACCGCCTCGCGTTCGTACATGAACTTCCATCGGACACAGGTGTGA